The following proteins are co-located in the Carassius carassius chromosome 39, fCarCar2.1, whole genome shotgun sequence genome:
- the faap100 gene encoding Fanconi anemia core complex-associated protein 100, producing the protein MEAARCSVEYLSEFSDCESDSVRVLQDGVSLLVTRGDRDVLLFSVRERRVTAMMLFEASVILLALSEDKHRLYALCANGGLYCTPLPPQLSSSSVRLNKSSDSVLYTVPDESVVLKNASLQAFTIVEKILVTLSLHKSVWSFDLYEEPGSRPLHKLACFQVNTLNTCRLNLKDNEKSVSSPPVLTCIYPEGSTSVSTDLHPHLEPHLFRLLFGVDASLVKSPVILCGLPDGRICYFPLLVPTLAGPAGEQRSPVRVLPSLEQPVVFIGTCVSGEHGPQCLVAVGQRGRLLIVRSKQASLEGKKADYSFNEHSVRGPVLCACVDDKRLYYSSLNDLHALQLTTTSSSEATGTESQMQALTSDSLGVCRVIALAGSYTNPTGSVQLLAVSLSGRLLCVNLPQGSEKANVPRLPSSLAGQRVKDLLASIANIWERAESLKHKLQEKNECLKHLNQVINVYSLLLDKHWNEKACNMGTKHPISCCGVVRWSSLLQRDSLTLTCVLENSSGCTLEHGWTLCIQVHPLSKGPNMEGSSRTYSFPFMKLDSGQKLDVTIPLESTGGLSLPVKVYCSLVFSLSALISPAASSPDVSQLLTETGSISAPLSTLTVDWLDALRLDGSFSHGNIRHHTVTDAIQAFLHSRGALTRDSDTTTKSGPIAVMVKVSSELLKNKLHLSATSSAERCMSVLNWLVSPEARRQMSVQSPVVCAYGPDGCSVKLLVREVTLGDFCSDGALEVLEIRVESSSVAAVCGLHHAILKRLQVLLRDSAVKCGRTKQLKSQSLFEAIRQVESLYKDLQDAQNQAALGGTMKMNKNSEILFRIFLQLRANPLVIL; encoded by the exons ATGGAGGCTGCGCGGTGCAGTGTGGAGTATTTATCGGAGTTCAGTGACTGTGAGTCAGACTCAGTGCGCGTGCTTCAGGACGGCGTGAGTCTGCTCGTGACCCGCGGAGACCGAGATGTTCTCCTCTTCAGTGTCCGCGAGAGGAGAGTCACGGCAA TGATGCTGTTTGAAGCTTCAGTGATACTTTTGGCATTAAGTGAAGATAAACATCGACTTTATGCACTTTGCGCGAACGGTGGGCTTTACTGTACCCCTCTACCACCACAGCTCAG TTCTTCCTCTGTCCGGCTGAACAAAAGTTCTGACAGCGTGCTGTATACTGTACCAGATGAGTCAGTCGTCCTGAAAAATGCCAGCCTACAAGCGTTCACCATAGTCGAGAAGATCCTAGTGACTCTTAGCCTTCACAAGTCTGTTTGGAGTTTTGATCTCTACGAAGAGCCTGGATCCAGGCCCCTTCATAAACTTGCTTGCTTCCAGGTTAATACTCTAAACACATGCCGTTTAAACTTAAAAGACAACGAAAAAAGTGTGAGTTCACCTCCAGTATTGACTTGCATCTACCCTGAAGGATCCACATCAGTCAGCACTGACCTCCATCCACATCTTGAGCCCCATCTTTTCAGGCTTTTATTTGGAGTGGACGCCTCTCTAGTCAAATCTCCAGTCATTCTGTGTGGTTTACCTGATGGACGTATTTGCTACTTTCCTTTGCTCGTTCCCACCCTGGCTGGTCCTGCAGGAGAACAGAGATCCCCGGTCAGAGTCCTTCCGAGTTTAGAGCAGCCAGTCGTATTTATTGGAACCTGCGTCTCTGGAGAACACGGACCTCAGTGTCTTGTTGCAGTTGGTCAAAGAGGCAGACTTCTAATTGTCAGAAGTAAACAAGCAAGCCTGGAAGGAAAAAAGGCAGATTATA GCTTCAATGAGCATAGTGTACGAGGACCAGTGCTGTGTGCCTGTGTTGATGATAAGCGGCTGTACTACAGCTCTCTCAATGACCTACATGCTCTTCAGCTCACCACAACTTCTTCATCAGAAGCGACAGGAACTGAATCCCAAATGCAAGCTCTGACCTCTGACAGTCTTGGTGTATGCAGGGTTATAGCACTTGCTGGGTCATATACTAACCCCACAG GATCTGTGCAGCTTTTGGCAGTATCTTTGAGCGGAAGACTGCTTTGCGTGAACCTTCCTCAAGGATCTGAAAAAGCAAATGTTCCCAGGTTGCCCTCATCTCTGGCAGGTCAAAGAGTGAAGGACCTCTTGGCTTCCATCGCAAACATCTGGGAGAG GGCAGAATCCTTAAAACACAAGCTTCAGGAGAAAAATGAGTGTCTCAAACATCTTAATCAAGTCATAAATGTTTACAGCCTACTGTTGGACAAACATTGGAATGAAAAGGCGTGTAATATGGGCACCAAGCATCCAATCAGCTGTTGTGGTGTAGTTAGATGGAGCTCGTTGCTCCAAAGAGACTCTTTGACTCTCACATGTGTGCTTGAAAATTCAAGTGGATGTACACTGGAACATGGCTGGACTTTGTGCATTCAGGTCCATCCATTATCCAAGGGTCCAAATATGGAAGGCTCATCTAGGACATACTCATTCCCATTCATGAAACTGGATTCTGGTCAGAAATTGGATGTAACCATCCCCCTTGAAAGCACTGGCGGGCTGTCTCTGCCAGTGAAAGTCTACTGTTCTCTCGTCTTCTCCCTTTCTGCTCTGATTAGTCCTGCAGCATCTTCTCCTGATGTTTCCCAGCTCCTAACAGAGACAGGCTCCATCAGTGCACCTTTGAGTACTTTAACAGTTGACTGGCTAGATGCTTTAAGGCTAGATGGATCATTTTCTCATGGTAACATCCGACACCACACTGTCACAGATGCCATCCAAGCCTTCCTACATTCCAGAGGAGCGTTAACCAGAGATTCTGATACTACTACCAAGTCAGGACCCATCGCAGTGATGGTCAAGGTATCATCAGAGCTTCTAAAAAACAAACTGCACCTCTCGGCAACCAGCAGTGCAGAAAGATGCATGTCTGTGCTGAACTGGTTGGTATCACCTGAGGCCAGAAGACAAATGTCGGTACAAAGTCCAGTGGTTTGTGCCTATGGCCCAGATGGATGTTCTGTCAAGCTTCTGGTCAGAGAG GTAACACTGGGAGATTTCTGTTCTGATGGAGCTCTTGAAGTCTTGGAGATTCGGGTGGAAAGTTCATCTGTGGCAGCGGTGTGTGGACTGCATCATGCCATTCTAAAGCGCCTTCAG GTCTTGCTCAGAGACTCGGCTGTGAAATGTGGTCGAACTAAACAGTTAAAGTCACAGAGCTTGTTTGAAGCCATACGGCAAGTTGAG tctctttataaAGACCTTCAGGATGCTCAGAATCAAGCAGCTCTTGGTGGCACAATGAAGATGAATAAGAACTCTGAAATCCTGTTCCGCATTTTTCTGCAGCTGAGGGCAAATCCACTGGTCATTCTCTGA
- the LOC132121510 gene encoding antigen peptide transporter 2-like, whose protein sequence is MMTSEAHPIYRTVAVHFCLLCCDLAIWACVWLALLWLDGEGSLDLWCLWALRAISCVVLYALSTIFADSSIQPLLKRWVALLSFLPPVFDSMQTMLQGTMRGFTPVPDPGMVILSLATSTLTYIMWEMAFPHGGSSKGARNQKKDEEAKALLMRVIRYSKPDYLHLGAAFLFLSLAALFETFIPYCIGKVIDILSGKYQHTNFSWAIGLLALCSLGSSLFSGLRGGMFMCSLSRLNKRIRNMLFQNLMKQEISFFEENKTGSLTSRLVSDTDKMGRSVAMNVNVLLRSFVKTCGMLYFMLGLSWQLTLLTCIEMPLLAFIQNSYNNISQKIAKELQDCNAETTELASSVIGSMKTVRSFKAEHQEQQRYEQTLNRKLQVLRRKGIYSATHLLIRRFITVGLKVAMLFLGRNLISSGKLSSGSLLAFVFYQKDMVTNMKHLVYIYGDMLNTVGSAVKVFQLLDRKTQMREAGDLAPEKVEGRLTFEKVTFSYRSRPNEKALKSVTLELSPGKLTALVGPSGGGKTSCVCLLQRFYEPQEGEVLLDGEPLYQYQHQYLHKKVAMVSQDPVLFSGSVKYNIEYGLKDCTLERVKEAAQKANAHNFISKLEEGYDTDVGECGDQLSAGQKQCIAIARALIRNPQILILDEATSHMDCSTQQAVQDVLNNVKDQTVLVIAHRLETVEKADHIIFMEGGETVEQGTHQQLMAKGGRYYRLKEKLFNLETQPVD, encoded by the exons ATG ATGACCTCAGAGGCTCACCCCATCTATAGAACCGTGGCAGTGCATTTCTGCCTGTTGTGCTGTGATCTTGCCATCTGGGCTTGTGTGTGGTTGGCACTGTTGTGGCTGGATGGAGAGGGCAGTCTGGATCTATGGTGTCTGTGGGCTCTCAGGGCCATCAGCTGTGTTGTGCTTTATGCATTGAGCACAATTTTTGCTGACAGCAGCATTCAGCCTCTCCTGAAGCGCTGGGTAGCTCTACTGAGCTTCCTACCGCCAGTGTTTGACAGTATGCAGACAATGCTGCAAGGGACCATGAGAGGCTTCACTCCTGTTCCTGATCCTGGCATGGTGATCCTGAGCTTAGCTACATCTACCCTCACATATATTATGTGGGAGATGGCATTCCCACATGGTGGATCATCTAAGGGTGCCAGAAACCAGAAGAAAGATGAAGAGGCCAAAGCACTCCTAATGAGGGTCATTCGATACTCCAAGCCTGACTATCTTCATCTAGGGGCTGCATTCCTCTTCCTCAGCCTGGCAGCACTGT ttGAGACATTCATCCCATACTGCATTGGCAAAGTTATTGACATATTGAGTGGAAAGTACCAGCACACCAATTTCTCATGGGCTATTGGACTCTTGGCACTTTGCTCACTCGGAAG CTCCTTGTTCAGTGGTTTGCGCGGCGGGATGTTCATGTGTAGCCTCAGCAGGCTCAACAAAAGAATACGAAACATGTTGTTCCAGAACCTCATGAAGCAGGAGATAAGCTTctttgaagaaaacaaaacag GAAGTCTCACGTCACGCTTGGTCTCTGACACTGATAAAATGGGTCGTTCTGTGGCCATGAATGTGAATGTGTTACTGCGGAGTTTCGTGAAGACATGTGGCATGTTGTACTTTATGCTGGGACTATCCTGGCAGTTAACCCTCCTCACCTGCATCGAAATGCCACTTCTTGCTTTCATTCAGAATTCATACAACAACATCTCCCAG AAAATAGCCAAAGAGCTTCAGGACTGTAATGCAGAGACTACGGAGTTGGCATCTTCTGTCATTGGATCGATGAAGACTGTGCGCAGTTTTAAGGCAGAGCATCAGGAGCAGCAGCGATATGAACAGACTCTTAACCGAAAGCTCCAGGTTCTGAGGCGTAAAGGCATATACAGTGCCACCCATCTCTTAATACGCAGG TTCATTACAGTAGGCTTGAAGGTAGCAATGCTGTTCCTAGGCCGAAATCTCATCTCCTCTGGAAAGCTTAGCAGCGGCAGCCTCCTTGCATTTGTATTTTATCAGAAGGACATGGTGACCAACATGAAG CATCTTGTATATATCTATGGAGACATGCTGAATACCGTGGGATCAGCAGTGAAGGTGTTCCAGCTGCTTGACAGGAAGACACAGATGAGAGAGGCAGGTGATTTGGCCCCAGAGAAAGTTGAGGGAAGATTAACCTTTGAAAAGGTTACCTTTTCCTACCGCTCACGCCCTAATGAAAAAGCACTTAAG TCTGTTACATTGGAATTGAGTCCAGGGAAGCTGACTGCGTTGGTAGGACCCTCAGGTGGTGGGAAGACCTCTTGTGTCTGCTTGCTGCAGAGGTTCTATGAGCCACAAGAGGGTGAGGTGTTACTGGATGGAGAACCTCTGTACCAATACCAACACCAGTACTTACATAAAAAG GTGGCAATGGTATCCCAGGATCCTGTACTTTTCTCTGGCTCGGtgaaatataatattgaataCGGTTTAAAGGACTGCACACTTGAAAGAGTAAAAGAAGCTGCTCAGAAAGCCAATGCACACAACTTCATAAGCAAACTGGAAGAAGGCTATGACACAG ATGTTGGCGAGTGTGGTGACCAGCTGTCTGCAGGGCAGAAGCAGTGCATTGCCATAGCAAGAGCCCTGATAAGAAACCCACAGATTCTCATCTTGGACGAGGCCACCAGCCACATGGACTGCAGCACACAACAAGCT GTTCAAGATGTGCTGAATAACGTAAAGGATCAGACAGTACTGGTGATAGCTCATCGTTTGGAGACTGTAGAGAAAGCAGACCACATTATCTTCATGGAGGGAGGTGAAACCGTGGAGCAGGGAACACACCAGCAGCTCATGGCTAAAGGCGGCAGATACTATCGGCTCAAAGAAAAGCTTTTCAATCTGGAGACACAACCAGTGGACTAA
- the LOC132121517 gene encoding LOW QUALITY PROTEIN: monocarboxylate transporter 6-like (The sequence of the model RefSeq protein was modified relative to this genomic sequence to represent the inferred CDS: deleted 1 base in 1 codon): MAPQQPSSMVEQSGGLCEPESEEGEKQGPGPGPPSDQAHPVAYDAPDGGWGWVVLVATILVLALTLAFPSCIGIFYLDLQEEFHASNSETSWVPSIMTAVLHAGGPLCSVLVERFGCRATVMFGGVLSGFGMAVSSFSHSIVDLYITTGVITGLGFCFSFQPAVTILGHYFVRRRPFANAMSSTGTALGLCTLPFLGDYLHSMLGWRGSFLVLGAVLLNCCVCGAVMRPVRPRKPRKTEVMSNGSRPPGKKRCTLAIFQSLTSSLRKHMAFDLFCSNLRFRVFSLGITWMMLGFVVPLIYLVPYASAHKMDPSRAALLLSILGFVNIIVRPTVGVLFSLPWFKGRHIYVFSAALLINGLSNSICCISASFTVLLMYVLAYGLSMSVVGSLMFTVLMDTVEMSRFPSALGLLSIMESVTLLIGPPLAGILVDRTDQYTYVFLACSISVALSALFLMVSFYWLDSRDAAQKNSSPASGSPAEPAINLPMTDCQYSSVPTDGDTTNNPSSEAEKNHKCMT; the protein is encoded by the exons ATGGCACCTCAGCAACCTTCCAGCATGGTGGAGCAGTCGGGGGGGCTATGTGAGCCTGAATCTGAGGAGGGAGAAAAACAAGGACCAGGACCAGGACCCCCTTCTGATCAAGCTCATCCAGTTGCCTATGATGCTCCAGATGGAGGCTGGGGCTGGGTGGTCCTGGTGGCTACCATCCTTGTCTTAGCTCTGACACTGGCCTTCCCCTCCTGCATTGGCATCTTCTACTTAGATCTTCAGGAAGAATTTCATGCAAGTAACAGTGAGACGTCTTGGGTGCCATCGATAATGACGGCAGTTCTGCATGCTGGAG GTCCTCTGTGTAGTGTTCTGGTGGAACGCTTTGGTTGCCGGGCGACAGTGATGTTTGGGGGAGTCCTGAGTGGTTTTGGGATGGCAGTCAGCTCTTTCTCACATTCCATCGTTGATTTATACATCACCACTGGGGTCATCACAG GTCTGGGTTTCTGTTTCAGCTTCCAACCTGCTGTCACAATACTTGGCCACTACTTTGTGCGCCGTCGTCCGTTTGCCAATGCAATGTCCTCCACTGGTACTGCTCTGGGTCTGTGTACATTGCCCTTTTTAGGTGACTATCTGCACAGCATGCTGGGCTGGAGAGGGAGCTTTCTGGTACTTGGTGCTGTGCTGCTCAACTGCTGTGTTTGTGGAGCTGTTATGAGACCGGTCAGGCCTCGCAAGCCCAGAAAGACAGAGGTGATGAGCAACGGTTCCAGACCCCCAGGCAAAAAGAGATGCACGCTAGCGATCTTTCAGAGTTTAACATCGTCCCTCAGAAAACACATGGCCTTTGACCTCTTCTGTAGTAACCTGCGTTTTCGGGTGTTTTCACTGGGCATCACTTGGATGATGCTGGGGTTTGTGGTGCCGCTTATTTACCTGGTCCCGTACGCATCAGCTCACAAAATGGATCCAAGCAGAGCTGCCCTGCTGCTCTCCATCCTGGGCTTTGTCAACATCATTGTGCGGCCTACCGTTGGAGTGCTCTTCAGTCTGCCCTGGTTTAAAGGTCGGCATATCTATGTTTTCTCAGCCGCACTTCTAATAAATGGACTCAGTAATAGTATTTGCTGCATTTCTGCAAGTTTCACAGTGCTGTTAATGTATGTGCTGGCGTACGGACTGTCCATGAGCGTGGTAGGCTCGCTGATGTTCACCGTCCTGATGGACACGGTGGAGATGAGTCGATTCCCATCTGCGCTCGGCCTGTTGTCTATCATGGAAAGCGTTACGCTCCTGAtaggacctcctctcgcag GAATCCTTGTGGACCGTACTGACCAGTACACATACGTGTTCCTGGCCTGCAGCATCTCAGTGGCCTTATCAGCTCTGTTCCTTATGGTTTCCTTTTACTGGCTGGATTCCCGTGATGCAGCCCAGAAGAACAGTTCACCAGCGTCTGGGTCTCCAGCTGAGCCTGCAATCAATTTGCCCATG ACTGACTGCCAGTACAGCAGTGTGCCTACAGATGGGGACACGACTAATAACCCATCATCAGAGgcagaaaaaaatcacaaatgtaTGACCTGA